One region of Bdellovibrio bacteriovorus genomic DNA includes:
- a CDS encoding fatty acid desaturase — MTKKRIEWPVALFLIINPLVTLILTPIYFYYYGFELDILLFALIFAAATNLSITAGYHRLFSHKSYDAHPVAKALFLLVGASGFQGSALKWSSDHRRHHTHIDGDKDPYNINEGFWYAHMGWLFFKDSVDQKIHAPDLQKDWMVEFQHKYYVPLAILTGFALPTLIGWAMGSALGGLVIGGGLRIALTQQSTFFVNSLCHTLGKQTYSKEISARDSWFVAILTHGEGYHNFHHKFQIDYRNGIKWYHWDPTKWVIKSLNFMGLATKLRQISNAEILKARLQAEAAELTKHGFAEEKLQAMREKILEAQNKMKKLRDDYEQFKVDAVRKREELKEAYDLKLAEIKREMEIAKLEFQMGMKQWQVCLRSV, encoded by the coding sequence ATGACAAAAAAACGTATCGAATGGCCAGTCGCCTTATTCCTGATTATCAATCCGCTGGTCACGCTTATTCTAACTCCAATTTACTTCTACTATTATGGTTTTGAGTTAGACATCCTGCTATTTGCTTTGATCTTCGCAGCAGCAACAAACTTAAGCATTACGGCGGGCTATCACCGTCTATTTTCTCACAAAAGTTACGACGCCCATCCTGTAGCGAAAGCGCTGTTCTTGCTTGTCGGTGCGTCGGGCTTTCAAGGTTCCGCTTTGAAATGGTCTTCAGATCACCGCCGCCACCACACACACATTGATGGTGATAAAGATCCTTACAACATCAACGAAGGTTTCTGGTACGCCCACATGGGTTGGTTGTTCTTTAAAGATTCAGTGGATCAAAAAATCCACGCTCCAGATCTGCAAAAAGACTGGATGGTAGAATTCCAACACAAATATTATGTGCCACTAGCAATTTTGACGGGCTTTGCACTTCCTACTTTGATCGGTTGGGCGATGGGTTCGGCTTTGGGTGGCTTGGTTATCGGTGGAGGTCTTCGCATCGCTTTGACTCAACAAAGCACTTTCTTCGTGAACTCTCTTTGCCACACTTTGGGTAAACAAACGTACTCAAAAGAAATTTCTGCTCGTGACTCTTGGTTCGTAGCAATCCTGACTCACGGTGAAGGCTACCATAACTTCCACCATAAATTCCAAATTGACTACCGCAACGGTATTAAGTGGTACCACTGGGATCCAACAAAATGGGTTATTAAATCCCTGAACTTCATGGGTCTTGCAACAAAGCTTCGCCAGATTTCTAATGCGGAAATTTTGAAAGCACGTCTGCAAGCTGAAGCAGCGGAATTGACTAAGCACGGCTTTGCAGAAGAAAAGCTGCAAGCGATGAGAGAGAAAATCTTAGAAGCTCAGAACAAAATGAAAAAGCTTCGTGACGATTATGAGCAATTTAAAGTCGATGCCGTTCGTAAGCGTGAAGAACTGAAAGAGGCTTACGACCTGAAGCTTGCAGAAATCAAACGCGAGATGGAAATTGCCAAGCTGGAATTCCAAATGGGAATGAAGCAATGGCAAGTGTGCCTACGATCTGTTTAA
- a CDS encoding YiiX/YebB-like N1pC/P60 family cysteine hydrolase: protein MKKCLLLGSAVLALTACQSPFSKTGEVESYRRPASTEELLSGSQKVLNDLNNPQIFNPQTCAKFVNQVTDYLFYLPADHFIPKTPAEVELLKTRGSEAIDTIFQIRVVLHDKLQEFDSRNELSKECITEIREGFQYARFAEEYLLEWLYNQKVFKFEKTPIMVNSKPSTWTNPKFADFKLKSGDVMLVRGKSHVSAMIARIGDEEGNFSHLALVGEDKAGKKYVVESLIQYGVIVTPLEEWRKAEDARVALYRQPDEALAKSAARKMYDIAKAALDKKKGIRYDFAMDDDDYSTIFCSEVIRMAYDRASNGQFMVPKYRSGATKFKNTEYLKNLGVSKTSLFAPYDIEVDPRFDFVAEYRWYPLLRQVRMQDAVLQSIYSWMIEKGYEYHWAPQHSVKSYFAKFVRQFGIAADTLPKYMPVGSIKTNVQFEAVAKTLEKNIYAKEAEFYKKKGYLPSFQDMMAINEEYRYQDCKKQQAFREANRYPNDRDIGGNPESSQFHYFFYNKSKDCK, encoded by the coding sequence ATGAAAAAATGCTTACTTCTAGGTTCTGCAGTCCTGGCGCTGACAGCCTGTCAAAGTCCCTTTTCAAAGACGGGTGAGGTGGAATCCTATCGTCGTCCCGCTAGCACGGAAGAGCTTCTTTCTGGAAGCCAGAAAGTATTGAACGACTTGAACAATCCGCAGATCTTTAATCCGCAAACATGCGCGAAATTTGTGAATCAGGTGACGGATTATCTTTTCTATCTGCCAGCAGACCATTTTATTCCTAAGACGCCTGCTGAAGTTGAGCTTTTAAAAACCCGTGGCAGTGAAGCCATTGATACGATTTTCCAGATCCGAGTGGTCCTGCACGATAAGCTTCAAGAGTTTGATTCTCGTAACGAGCTTTCTAAAGAATGTATCACCGAGATTCGTGAAGGCTTCCAGTACGCACGTTTTGCTGAAGAATATCTTTTAGAATGGCTTTATAACCAAAAGGTCTTTAAGTTTGAGAAAACACCTATCATGGTGAATTCAAAACCCAGCACTTGGACGAATCCAAAATTTGCTGACTTCAAATTGAAAAGCGGCGACGTGATGTTGGTGCGTGGAAAATCACACGTCTCAGCTATGATCGCCCGCATTGGTGATGAAGAAGGTAACTTTTCCCACTTAGCCCTTGTGGGCGAAGATAAAGCGGGCAAGAAGTACGTCGTTGAGTCTTTGATTCAGTATGGTGTGATCGTGACTCCTCTTGAAGAGTGGAGAAAAGCTGAAGATGCCCGTGTGGCGTTGTATCGTCAGCCCGATGAGGCGTTGGCTAAATCGGCTGCCAGAAAGATGTACGACATTGCAAAAGCAGCTTTAGATAAGAAAAAAGGCATCCGCTATGACTTTGCGATGGATGACGATGACTATTCAACGATCTTCTGTTCTGAGGTGATTCGTATGGCCTATGACAGAGCTTCTAACGGGCAGTTCATGGTTCCAAAATATCGCAGTGGCGCGACGAAGTTTAAGAACACCGAATATCTTAAAAACCTAGGTGTCTCTAAAACTTCTTTATTCGCTCCTTACGATATCGAAGTGGATCCCAGATTTGACTTCGTGGCTGAGTACCGTTGGTATCCACTTCTTCGTCAAGTTCGCATGCAGGACGCGGTTCTGCAAAGTATCTATTCTTGGATGATTGAGAAAGGCTACGAATACCACTGGGCTCCACAACACTCGGTTAAGTCTTATTTCGCGAAGTTCGTTCGTCAGTTTGGTATTGCGGCTGACACTCTTCCGAAATATATGCCGGTAGGAAGTATTAAAACGAACGTGCAATTTGAAGCGGTCGCGAAAACTCTTGAAAAGAATATTTATGCTAAAGAGGCTGAGTTCTATAAAAAGAAAGGCTATTTGCCCTCTTTCCAAGACATGATGGCGATCAACGAAGAGTATCGTTATCAGGATTGCAAAAAGCAGCAGGCCTTCCGCGAAGCCAACAGATATCCTAACGACAGGGACATCGGTGGGAATCCGGAGTCGTCACAATTCCACTACTTCTTCTACAATAAGTCCAAAGACTGCAAATAA
- a CDS encoding transglycosylase SLT domain-containing protein — MKTGTPLLYKLLLLNLCFSVGWSLGSPVFSTFEMASSEKGLSVPFNVDEQPAPIIEHALDQIDKAKNVQNLLGSLNNMSNKNCPDCEKQLANLRYNQCNRQNNYLEKELEQTAQGSSLLAALTRSPIRVNSIIKPMCMRMSMEAKFSASSKSFRQCAANDTSSQAFRPCISENYFKLINNSFDVVSSCMKDFIAPGESEEMQKLDVRAVYALINVESGFHVNAMSGTGAGGIGQFTQPAIQDVNTNELNDIRIALESSKNRVCSRLSMEFLDSMQPIRPQKSYACDRISLKRGNPVTNMIYTYAYLKGVKKDMNSMIFSNKNYKSKFRLSEYDMNKVKRALMVWSHNTGPAGTWTPAKTLLNTYYRNRQVTNADEFINQMQQYMQKFPASANKSSARRKETSSYFPAITKTLNDIEKNAGGGSCVN, encoded by the coding sequence ATGAAAACTGGAACACCACTATTATATAAGCTGTTGTTGTTGAACTTGTGTTTCAGCGTTGGTTGGAGCCTTGGCTCACCCGTCTTTTCAACTTTCGAAATGGCTTCAAGTGAAAAAGGTCTGTCTGTTCCTTTTAACGTGGACGAGCAACCCGCTCCGATCATTGAACATGCTCTCGACCAAATCGATAAAGCTAAGAATGTCCAAAATCTTTTAGGCAGTCTGAACAATATGAGCAATAAGAATTGCCCTGATTGTGAAAAGCAATTGGCGAATCTGCGCTACAACCAGTGCAACCGTCAAAATAACTATTTGGAAAAAGAACTCGAGCAGACGGCCCAAGGGAGCTCTTTGCTGGCGGCTTTAACCCGCTCACCGATCCGCGTGAACTCTATCATTAAACCTATGTGTATGCGTATGTCGATGGAAGCCAAATTTTCTGCTAGCAGTAAATCCTTCCGGCAATGTGCTGCAAACGACACCTCATCACAGGCTTTCCGCCCTTGTATTTCAGAAAACTATTTTAAACTTATCAATAATAGCTTCGACGTCGTCAGCTCATGCATGAAAGACTTCATCGCACCAGGTGAAAGTGAAGAGATGCAAAAGTTGGATGTGCGCGCCGTTTACGCTCTTATCAATGTTGAGTCTGGCTTCCATGTCAATGCCATGAGCGGCACGGGCGCTGGCGGCATTGGACAGTTTACTCAACCCGCGATTCAAGATGTGAACACGAACGAACTCAACGATATCCGCATCGCTCTTGAGAGCAGTAAGAATCGCGTGTGCTCGCGCCTTTCTATGGAATTCTTAGACTCCATGCAACCGATTCGTCCGCAGAAGTCTTATGCGTGCGATCGTATTTCTTTAAAACGCGGAAACCCCGTGACAAACATGATCTACACTTACGCCTATCTTAAAGGCGTTAAGAAAGATATGAACTCAATGATCTTTAGCAATAAGAACTACAAATCAAAGTTCCGTCTTTCTGAGTATGACATGAACAAAGTTAAAAGAGCTTTGATGGTATGGTCTCATAATACGGGCCCGGCAGGAACTTGGACTCCAGCGAAGACATTGCTGAATACTTATTATCGCAATCGTCAAGTGACGAACGCAGATGAGTTCATCAACCAAATGCAACAGTACATGCAAAAGTTCCCGGCTAGCGCGAACAAGAGTTCCGCTCGTCGTAAAGAAACATCGTCTTATTTTCCTGCGATTACCAAAACATTGAACGATATCGAAAAGAATGCTGGAGGTGGATCATGCGTAAATTAA
- a CDS encoding LysR family transcriptional regulator produces the protein MPVKVANQMQWLNYHHLHYFYTIAKEGSIAKAAEKLKIGQPSLSTQLRQLEESLGKDLFERRKQRLHLTEAGKLAYEYADQVFHLGAEMVEALHDRLQNNRVHVQIGALDSVPKHILLEIILQAHHQGNCSVSVVEGGGSELLRELSAHQIDLLLANYPPNVDTKSIYARPIAKLDVVVCASAKYKHLKKGFPQSLEGQPFVFPTVHSKLRRDLDHYFKVNGIRVDRIAETQDTSLQKLLGQEGVGLIPISLMAADELIKEKKLVVLGTLKGVSEEIWLAAADRKINNPIAAKLMKGFSL, from the coding sequence ATGCCTGTTAAAGTGGCAAACCAAATGCAGTGGCTTAATTATCACCACCTTCACTATTTTTATACAATTGCAAAAGAAGGAAGCATCGCCAAAGCTGCTGAAAAACTAAAGATAGGTCAGCCGTCGCTGAGCACTCAACTGCGCCAGTTGGAAGAGTCATTAGGCAAAGATCTTTTCGAGCGTCGTAAGCAAAGGCTGCATCTGACAGAGGCCGGAAAACTGGCTTATGAATACGCAGATCAAGTTTTTCACCTGGGCGCGGAAATGGTTGAGGCTTTGCACGACCGTCTTCAAAACAACCGTGTGCATGTGCAAATCGGTGCTCTGGATAGCGTTCCTAAGCACATCCTATTAGAAATTATTTTGCAAGCGCATCACCAAGGAAACTGTTCGGTCTCCGTTGTGGAAGGGGGAGGCAGCGAACTTCTGCGTGAACTCAGTGCGCATCAGATCGATTTGCTTCTTGCCAACTATCCACCTAATGTTGACACGAAAAGTATATATGCCCGGCCGATTGCAAAGCTCGACGTCGTCGTATGTGCCTCTGCGAAATATAAGCACCTTAAGAAAGGCTTTCCACAATCACTGGAAGGACAGCCCTTTGTTTTTCCAACAGTGCATAGCAAGCTCCGCCGGGACCTGGATCACTACTTTAAAGTCAATGGCATCAGGGTGGATCGCATTGCTGAAACTCAAGATACGAGCTTACAAAAACTTTTAGGGCAAGAGGGCGTAGGGCTCATCCCCATTTCTCTGATGGCAGCAGATGAACTTATCAAAGAAAAAAAGTTGGTGGTTTTAGGAACGCTCAAAGGGGTGAGTGAAGAGATCTGGCTTGCGGCGGCAGATCGTAAGATTAACAATCCGATCGCCGCAAAACTCATGAAGGGTTTTAGTTTGTAG
- a CDS encoding TerC family protein yields the protein MTQTLLFPFAEYWWFYAGFIAFVLAMLALDLGVFHKHSHTVGFREATIWSIVWVSLALLFNAGLYYYALNKFPDPTVAKDVALQFLTGYVIEKSLSIDNIFVFVVVFGFFGVPPKYQHRVLFYGILGALIFRAIFIALGSVLMQYQAVVMIFGVFLIITGLKMMIQPEREVDPTQNWLIKFMKKHVRVHERMHEDHFFIIENGVRHATPLFVALIFLEATDIIFAVDSVPAIFAITNEPLLVFTSNIFAILGLRSLYFLLAGVVDKFHLLKYGLAAVLIFVGLKMVWLNKLFDGHFPILWSLGIIAFFIGGSVALSLMIKPKNK from the coding sequence GTGACGCAGACTCTTTTATTTCCTTTTGCAGAATATTGGTGGTTTTATGCTGGTTTTATCGCTTTCGTTTTGGCGATGCTCGCGTTGGACCTGGGTGTATTTCATAAACATTCCCATACCGTAGGTTTCAGAGAGGCCACGATTTGGTCGATTGTTTGGGTCAGCTTAGCTTTGCTTTTCAACGCTGGTCTTTATTACTATGCTCTTAATAAGTTTCCGGATCCCACCGTCGCCAAAGACGTGGCCCTGCAGTTTCTTACTGGTTACGTCATCGAGAAATCTCTATCCATAGATAACATATTCGTCTTCGTTGTCGTTTTTGGATTCTTCGGTGTTCCCCCTAAATACCAGCATAGAGTTCTTTTCTACGGTATCTTAGGTGCCTTGATCTTCCGTGCGATCTTCATTGCTTTGGGTTCTGTTCTTATGCAGTACCAAGCTGTTGTCATGATCTTCGGTGTGTTCTTGATCATCACGGGTTTAAAAATGATGATCCAACCCGAACGAGAAGTGGATCCAACTCAAAACTGGCTGATCAAGTTCATGAAAAAGCATGTGCGCGTGCACGAGCGTATGCATGAAGATCACTTCTTTATCATTGAAAATGGCGTACGCCACGCGACTCCGCTGTTCGTTGCTTTGATCTTCCTAGAAGCGACGGACATTATCTTCGCCGTGGACTCAGTCCCAGCGATCTTCGCTATTACTAATGAACCGTTACTCGTATTCACTTCCAACATCTTTGCGATCCTGGGCTTGCGATCCCTCTACTTCTTGCTTGCAGGCGTCGTGGATAAGTTCCACTTGTTGAAGTATGGTCTAGCTGCCGTTCTTATCTTCGTGGGTTTGAAGATGGTGTGGTTGAACAAGCTGTTTGACGGTCACTTCCCTATTTTATGGTCTTTGGGTATTATCGCCTTCTTCATCGGCGGTTCTGTGGCCCTTTCTTTGATGATTAAGCCAAAGAATAAATGA
- the thpR gene encoding RNA 2',3'-cyclic phosphodiesterase, which yields MTRRLFFALNATDPLSESFLPTYKKLKINADRREINVKWVPVDNFHITVSFLGEQPEEKIPALMEALKEVCTLFTPFDLKIEDMGAFSNEHDARVLWLGVQNKRYLGEFKYALDDLLLERGLIQHPDAREFKPHLTFGRLRNPRSVKDMISPFKRKSFGKIHVSEIVLYESKLQGVFPVYTPILRCPLSGDEKLVEEEAFPIIAP from the coding sequence ATGACTAGAAGACTGTTCTTCGCTCTTAATGCCACGGATCCTCTTTCCGAATCCTTCCTACCCACTTACAAAAAATTGAAAATCAATGCCGATCGGCGAGAAATCAATGTGAAGTGGGTTCCTGTTGATAACTTCCACATCACCGTGAGTTTTTTAGGCGAGCAGCCTGAAGAAAAAATTCCGGCATTGATGGAGGCTTTAAAGGAAGTTTGCACCCTCTTCACTCCCTTCGACTTAAAAATTGAAGATATGGGAGCTTTCTCTAATGAACACGACGCCCGAGTTCTGTGGCTGGGTGTTCAAAATAAAAGATACTTAGGTGAATTTAAGTATGCTCTGGACGATCTGCTATTAGAACGCGGATTGATTCAACACCCGGATGCTCGCGAATTCAAACCTCACTTGACCTTCGGAAGACTTCGCAATCCCCGCAGCGTGAAAGACATGATTTCACCATTTAAAAGAAAAAGTTTTGGAAAAATTCATGTGAGTGAAATTGTGCTTTATGAATCAAAACTTCAAGGCGTGTTTCCCGTTTATACGCCGATTTTACGCTGCCCTCTTTCGGGCGACGAAAAGCTCGTGGAAGAAGAGGCTTTCCCGATTATCGCACCATAA
- a CDS encoding NuoI/complex I 23 kDa subunit family protein yields the protein MSVMQNNSEKAKWYLPGVLGGLGITMKHLLVNLFNRKKMMTLNYPEEKYEYSPRFKGNHVLTVKKDGSLRCTACMLCATNCPAECIKIVAAEHNDPHVEKFPISYEIDILRCVFCGYCEEACPVDAIRLGPEWQTPGVNGANFIYDINHLAYRPNLKGGIQTHVDDEERLKSGI from the coding sequence ATGAGCGTAATGCAAAATAACTCTGAAAAAGCAAAGTGGTACTTGCCCGGGGTCCTTGGTGGCCTTGGCATCACCATGAAGCACTTGTTGGTGAACCTTTTCAACCGCAAGAAAATGATGACGTTGAACTACCCAGAGGAAAAGTATGAATACTCTCCTCGCTTCAAAGGGAATCACGTTTTGACAGTGAAAAAAGACGGTTCACTTCGTTGCACAGCTTGTATGTTGTGCGCGACAAACTGTCCTGCAGAATGTATCAAAATCGTGGCTGCGGAACACAACGACCCTCACGTCGAAAAATTCCCGATCAGCTACGAAATCGACATTCTTCGCTGCGTATTCTGCGGCTACTGTGAAGAAGCATGTCCCGTGGACGCCATCCGTTTGGGCCCTGAGTGGCAAACTCCAGGTGTGAACGGCGCGAACTTCATCTACGACATCAACCACCTGGCTTACCGTCCAAACCTAAAAGGCGGTATCCAAACCCACGTCGACGACGAAGAACGTCTAAAATCAGGCATCTAA
- a CDS encoding 2Fe-2S iron-sulfur cluster-binding protein, producing MPKCTINGKEVEVKEGTSIIEAMQQSGDRIAHYCWHPGLSVAGVCRLCMVEIEGNPRVQIACNTMVTEGMKINNTSEKVRDAVKWGLDFHLINHPLDCPICDQAGECGLQDQYMEYGKYDPEMAEAKVKKHKVVDLGPTVVLDSERCILCSRCVRFTEEVSKTNELGIFNRGDRSEIGTHEGVELNNKYSLNTVDICPVGALTSKDFRFRQRVWYLKDAETVCNGCSNGCNVKVYFNKEGFFRVKPVYNEKVNGYWMCDEGRDIYKFVNKETRLLKAQVRGASGWTEMAGGAAAKNAHEVLKNTSGDSLALVLTAQYTVEEFDAIVSTFVNEFKTKKVFFWINNKETFDSFDGLLLRGDKNPNTKGLLKVLEKHGITATWADLTQGLGNGSIKTVVVAGPENQAVFPDFQERVKELSKAQNLIWLQAGKNDALMSLTGNVWLIPTKTFVEKDGTFINHAGLEQKFKKVTTIVSEALTLTEAALLLAGKNLTIPTATAQPFMPMNQREDQVTLEARKKNEFVFRRGSL from the coding sequence ATGCCGAAATGCACCATTAATGGCAAAGAAGTCGAAGTAAAAGAAGGCACGTCGATTATCGAAGCCATGCAACAGTCTGGCGATCGTATCGCGCACTACTGCTGGCACCCTGGTTTGAGTGTCGCAGGTGTATGTCGTCTTTGTATGGTGGAGATCGAAGGAAATCCACGTGTACAAATCGCATGTAACACAATGGTTACGGAAGGCATGAAGATCAACAACACGTCTGAAAAAGTACGTGATGCTGTAAAGTGGGGCTTGGACTTCCACTTGATCAACCATCCTTTGGATTGCCCTATCTGTGACCAAGCGGGTGAGTGCGGTCTTCAAGACCAATACATGGAGTACGGTAAGTACGATCCAGAAATGGCTGAAGCCAAAGTAAAGAAACACAAAGTGGTCGACTTGGGTCCAACAGTGGTTTTGGATTCCGAAAGATGTATTTTGTGTTCTCGCTGTGTTCGTTTCACTGAAGAAGTTTCTAAGACAAATGAGTTGGGTATCTTCAACCGTGGTGATCGTTCTGAGATCGGAACTCACGAAGGTGTTGAGCTTAACAACAAATACTCATTGAACACGGTTGATATCTGCCCAGTGGGTGCATTGACGTCGAAAGATTTCCGTTTCCGTCAGCGCGTATGGTATCTCAAAGACGCCGAAACAGTCTGTAACGGTTGCTCAAACGGTTGTAACGTAAAAGTGTACTTCAACAAGGAAGGTTTCTTCCGCGTGAAGCCTGTTTACAATGAAAAAGTGAACGGATACTGGATGTGTGACGAAGGTCGCGACATCTATAAGTTCGTGAACAAAGAGACTCGCTTGTTGAAAGCGCAAGTTCGCGGTGCTTCCGGTTGGACAGAAATGGCTGGCGGAGCAGCAGCGAAGAATGCTCATGAAGTTTTGAAAAACACTTCAGGCGACTCTTTGGCTCTTGTTTTGACAGCACAATACACAGTGGAAGAATTCGACGCGATTGTTTCTACATTTGTGAATGAATTTAAAACTAAGAAGGTCTTCTTCTGGATTAACAACAAAGAAACTTTCGACAGCTTTGACGGCCTTCTTCTTCGCGGTGATAAAAACCCGAATACAAAAGGTCTTCTTAAAGTTTTGGAAAAACACGGTATCACAGCAACTTGGGCTGATTTGACTCAAGGTCTTGGTAACGGTTCGATCAAAACTGTGGTTGTTGCGGGTCCTGAAAACCAAGCGGTTTTCCCTGACTTCCAAGAGCGCGTGAAAGAGCTTTCAAAAGCTCAAAACTTGATCTGGTTGCAGGCGGGTAAAAACGATGCGTTGATGTCTTTGACTGGCAACGTATGGTTGATCCCAACAAAAACTTTCGTGGAAAAAGATGGCACGTTCATCAACCACGCAGGTCTTGAACAGAAGTTCAAAAAAGTAACGACGATTGTTTCTGAAGCTCTGACTTTGACGGAAGCCGCGTTGTTGTTGGCAGGTAAAAACCTGACAATCCCAACAGCGACAGCTCAGCCTTTCATGCCGATGAATCAGCGTGAAGATCAGGTGACTTTGGAAGCTCGTAAAAAGAACGAGTTTGTATTTAGAAGAGGCAGCCTATGA
- the nuoF gene encoding NADH-quinone oxidoreductase subunit NuoF — protein MAETKLLTEFYHLPEYQTLAGYKAKGGYETLPKALKMQPQQIIDEVKASGLRGRGGAGFPTGMKWGFLPKNGEPRYLLCNADEGEPGTFKDRMMMERAPHQLIEGMIISGFAVGSNKGYIYVRGEYVYPIECLNKAIKEAYAAGLLGKNILGSGFDFDLDVYRGAGAYICGEETGMISSLEGLKGQPKLKPPFPAVQGYLRKPTIVNNVETLAAVTYIVRDGAQTYRKHGTEKSAGTKLFSLSGNVMTPGNYEVPLGYPLMDLLMKEGGGMKPGRKLKAVIPGGSSAPVLTAEEVAKANLDYESLAGLGTMLGSGAVIVIDDSQCMVDMLGVLTHFYAHESCGQCTPCREGTGWLNKILHSILEGRGRLQDIDLLIKVADNMKGKTICALSDAAALPVLSFVTKFRDEFEFYVREGRSKVKGTTYAEMHH, from the coding sequence ATGGCTGAAACAAAATTACTGACGGAATTCTATCACTTGCCAGAGTATCAAACTTTGGCTGGTTACAAAGCTAAAGGCGGTTACGAAACTTTGCCGAAAGCTTTGAAAATGCAACCTCAGCAAATCATCGACGAAGTGAAAGCTTCTGGTCTTCGTGGTCGTGGTGGTGCGGGTTTCCCAACGGGTATGAAATGGGGCTTCCTTCCTAAAAATGGAGAACCTCGTTACCTTCTTTGCAACGCCGATGAAGGGGAGCCTGGAACATTCAAAGACCGTATGATGATGGAGCGTGCTCCACATCAATTGATCGAAGGCATGATTATCTCTGGCTTCGCGGTGGGGTCTAATAAAGGTTATATCTACGTTCGTGGTGAATACGTTTACCCGATCGAATGCTTAAATAAAGCGATCAAAGAAGCTTATGCAGCAGGCCTTCTTGGCAAAAACATCTTGGGTTCAGGTTTCGACTTTGACCTTGATGTGTACCGTGGTGCCGGCGCTTATATCTGCGGTGAAGAGACTGGCATGATCTCTTCTTTGGAAGGCTTGAAAGGCCAACCAAAATTGAAGCCTCCATTCCCAGCGGTTCAAGGTTACTTGCGTAAACCGACAATCGTGAACAACGTGGAAACTTTGGCGGCTGTGACTTACATCGTTCGCGATGGCGCACAAACTTACCGCAAACATGGAACTGAAAAATCTGCGGGAACAAAATTGTTCTCTCTTTCTGGAAACGTGATGACTCCAGGAAACTACGAAGTTCCATTGGGCTATCCTTTGATGGATTTGCTTATGAAAGAGGGCGGAGGCATGAAACCAGGCCGCAAACTCAAAGCGGTTATCCCTGGTGGTTCTTCAGCTCCTGTTTTGACAGCAGAAGAAGTGGCGAAAGCAAATCTAGATTACGAATCATTGGCGGGTCTTGGAACCATGCTTGGTTCCGGTGCGGTGATCGTGATCGACGACTCTCAATGTATGGTGGATATGTTGGGTGTTTTAACTCACTTCTATGCGCATGAGTCTTGTGGTCAATGTACACCTTGCCGTGAAGGTACAGGTTGGTTGAACAAGATTCTTCACTCGATCTTGGAAGGTCGCGGTCGTTTGCAAGACATCGACTTGTTGATCAAAGTTGCTGACAACATGAAAGGGAAAACAATCTGTGCCCTTTCAGATGCAGCCGCTCTTCCGGTTTTGAGCTTTGTGACTAAGTTTAGAGATGAATTTGAATTCTATGTCCGCGAAGGACGTTCGAAAGTAAAAGGAACGACATATGCCGAAATGCACCATTAA
- a CDS encoding complex I 24 kDa subunit family protein encodes MFQLSEQGLAEVKKELNRYEAKDSAIIPSLYIAQKENNGFVTAEMITYLSKVMDIPEARINEVFKFYTMFNQKPVGKYHVQVCTNISCALEGGREMASHICHELGVKYGEVTSDGRFTVSKVECLGSCGTAPMMQVNDTYHEKLTPESAMNLLRGMK; translated from the coding sequence ATGTTTCAACTAAGTGAACAAGGTTTGGCGGAAGTAAAAAAAGAATTGAATCGCTATGAAGCGAAAGATTCTGCGATCATCCCAAGCCTTTACATCGCACAAAAAGAAAACAACGGTTTCGTCACTGCAGAAATGATCACATATCTTTCTAAAGTGATGGACATCCCTGAAGCACGTATTAACGAAGTTTTTAAGTTTTATACGATGTTCAATCAAAAGCCGGTGGGTAAATACCACGTGCAAGTATGCACGAATATTTCCTGTGCTCTTGAAGGTGGTCGTGAGATGGCTAGCCACATCTGCCACGAGTTGGGTGTGAAATACGGCGAAGTCACTTCAGATGGCCGTTTCACAGTCAGCAAAGTGGAGTGCTTGGGTTCCTGCGGAACGGCTCCAATGATGCAAGTAAACGACACGTATCATGAGAAACTCACTCCGGAATCAGCAATGAATCTGCTACGAGGAATGAAATAA